A region of Arabidopsis thaliana chromosome 5, partial sequence DNA encodes the following proteins:
- a CDS encoding O-acyltransferase (WSD1-like) family protein, translated as MEKKMKEEEEEPLSPMARAFQEPSIDCGIVIKFGCKTKINPDVIVDSLKLNVFKHPRFCSLLDDDGTKWLRTDVVNVEEHVFVPDIDPKLTEEDVEWFVEDYISSITMIPLDRTKPLWEVHILNAKTSDAEAICVIRCHHALGDGVSILSLILASTRKTSEPEAFSTLPVPKCRESYNHRRGFSFFRLVLVVCSTVRLIWNTLVDSFLCMATIFFLKDTDTPLKGKPGAIKKFSHRIVSLDDIKLIKNAMEMTINDVLLGVTEAALTRYLHQSYDKTNEEAGTSLTPNRQDLLDRIRLRSLIVVNLRPTGSQSIADMMAKGSKCRWGNYISVILFPFTIALQSDPLVYLSNVKSMIDRKKNSLITYIIYTFSEFVIKAFGINVRNIFFSFGFHH; from the exons atggagaagaagatgaaagaggaggaggaggagccaCTGAGCCCTATGGCTCGGGCATTTCAGGAGCCGAGCATCGACTGTGGTATTGTCATAAAGTTCGGGTGCAAAACCAAGATCAACCCTGACGTCATTGTTGATTCCTTGAAGCTTAATGTTTTCAAGCATCCTCGTTTCTGCAGCCTTTTG GACGATGATGGTACAAAATGGTTAAGGACCGATGTTGTCAATGTAGAGGAACATGTATTTGTACCAGACATAGATCCAAAATTGACAGAGGAAGACGTTGAATGGTTCGTTGAGGACTACATATCCAGTATAACGATGATTCCTCTAGACAGAACTAAGCCCTTATGGGAAGTTCATATCCTAAACGCTAAAACCTCTGACGCCGAAGCTATATGTGTCATAAGATGTCACCATGCATTAGGAGATGGAGTGTCTATCTTGTCTCTCATACTAGCATCTACCCGAAAAACATCGGAACCCGAGGCATTTTCTACCCTCCCTGTCCCAAAGTGTCGTGAATCTTACAACCATAGACGCGGGTTCTCATTCTTTAGATTGGTTCTTGTGGTTTGTTCCACAGTGAGATTGATATGGAATACCCTAGTGGATTCCTTTTTGTGCATGGcaacaatatttttcttgaagGATACAGATACACCCCTGAAGGGTAAGCCTGGCGCCATAAAGAAATTTTCTCACCGGATTGTGTCTTTGGATGACATCAAACTTATAAAGAACGCTATGGAAATG ACTATCAACGACGTTCTTCTGGGGGTTACAGAAGCCGCTCTCACACGCTATCTGCACCAATCATATG ACAAGACCAATGAGGAAGCTGGAACATCGCTTACACCAAATCGACAAGATTTGCTTGATAGAATTCGATTACGTTCACTTATAGTAGTGAACCTAAGGCCTACTGGAAGCCAG TCCATAGCCGATATGATGGCCAAGGGCTCTAAATGCAGATGGGGTAACTACATCAGCGTCATTCTCTTCCCGTTTACCATCGCCTTGCAATCTGATCCATTAGTGTATCTCTCAAATGTTAAATCCATGATAGATCGAAAGAAAAACTCTCTTATTActtatattatatacacattttcGGAGTTCGTCATCAAAGCTTTCGGGATCAATgtaagaaatattttcttttcttttggttttcacCACTAA
- a CDS encoding O-acyltransferase (WSD1-like) family protein (O-acyltransferase (WSD1-like) family protein; CONTAINS InterPro DOMAIN/s: O-acyltransferase, WSD1, C-terminal (InterPro:IPR009721), O-acyltransferase, WSD1, N-terminal (InterPro:IPR004255); BEST Arabidopsis thaliana protein match is: O-acyltransferase (WSD1-like) family protein (TAIR:AT5G16350.1); Has 1311 Blast hits to 1297 proteins in 176 species: Archae - 4; Bacteria - 1046; Metazoa - 16; Fungi - 2; Plants - 219; Viruses - 0; Other Eukaryotes - 24 (source: NCBI BLink).) yields the protein MEKKMKEEEEEPLSPMARAFQEPSIDCGIVIKFGCKTKINPDVIVDSLKLNVFKHPRFCSLLDDDGTKWLRTDVVNVEEHVFVPDIDPKLTEEDVEWFVEDYISSITMIPLDRTKPLWEVHILNAKTSDAEAICVIRCHHALGDGVSILSLILASTRKTSEPEAFSTLPVPKCRESYNHRRGFSFFRLVLVVCSTVRLIWNTLVDSFLCMATIFFLKDTDTPLKGKPGAIKKFSHRIVSLDDIKLIKNAMEMTINDVLLGVTEAALTRYLHQSYDKTNEEAGTSLTPNRQDLLDRIRLRSLIVVNLRPTGSQSIADMMAKGSKCRWGNYISVILFPFTIALQSDPLVYLSNVKSMIDRKKNSLITYIIYTFSEFVIKAFGINVAVAFQRKIMLNTTMCISNLPGPTEEVSFHGHPIAYFAPSIYGLPQALTIHYLSYANKMIISVAVDPMIIDAHKLCDELEESLKNMKLAILEKGLPNHVN from the exons atggagaagaagatgaaagaggaggaggaggagccaCTGAGCCCTATGGCTCGGGCATTTCAGGAGCCGAGCATCGACTGTGGTATTGTCATAAAGTTCGGGTGCAAAACCAAGATCAACCCTGACGTCATTGTTGATTCCTTGAAGCTTAATGTTTTCAAGCATCCTCGTTTCTGCAGCCTTTTG GACGATGATGGTACAAAATGGTTAAGGACCGATGTTGTCAATGTAGAGGAACATGTATTTGTACCAGACATAGATCCAAAATTGACAGAGGAAGACGTTGAATGGTTCGTTGAGGACTACATATCCAGTATAACGATGATTCCTCTAGACAGAACTAAGCCCTTATGGGAAGTTCATATCCTAAACGCTAAAACCTCTGACGCCGAAGCTATATGTGTCATAAGATGTCACCATGCATTAGGAGATGGAGTGTCTATCTTGTCTCTCATACTAGCATCTACCCGAAAAACATCGGAACCCGAGGCATTTTCTACCCTCCCTGTCCCAAAGTGTCGTGAATCTTACAACCATAGACGCGGGTTCTCATTCTTTAGATTGGTTCTTGTGGTTTGTTCCACAGTGAGATTGATATGGAATACCCTAGTGGATTCCTTTTTGTGCATGGcaacaatatttttcttgaagGATACAGATACACCCCTGAAGGGTAAGCCTGGCGCCATAAAGAAATTTTCTCACCGGATTGTGTCTTTGGATGACATCAAACTTATAAAGAACGCTATGGAAATG ACTATCAACGACGTTCTTCTGGGGGTTACAGAAGCCGCTCTCACACGCTATCTGCACCAATCATATG ACAAGACCAATGAGGAAGCTGGAACATCGCTTACACCAAATCGACAAGATTTGCTTGATAGAATTCGATTACGTTCACTTATAGTAGTGAACCTAAGGCCTACTGGAAGCCAG TCCATAGCCGATATGATGGCCAAGGGCTCTAAATGCAGATGGGGTAACTACATCAGCGTCATTCTCTTCCCGTTTACCATCGCCTTGCAATCTGATCCATTAGTGTATCTCTCAAATGTTAAATCCATGATAGATCGAAAGAAAAACTCTCTTATTActtatattatatacacattttcGGAGTTCGTCATCAAAGCTTTCGGGATCAAT gTCGCAGTAGCGTTTCAGCGTAAAATCATGTTGAACACAACGATGTGCATTTCAAACCTTCCCGGTCCGACTGAGGAAGTTAGTTTCCATGGCCATCCGATCGCTTACTTTGCTCCAAGCATCTATGGACTACCACAA GCATTGACAATACATTATCTGAGTTATGCAAACAAGATGATAATTTCCGTCGCTGTTGATCCAATGATTATTGACGCTCACAAGCTATGTGATGAACTAGAGGAATCTCTCAAGAATATGAAACTTGCTATCTTAGAGAAAGGATTACCAAATCATGTCAATTAA